Proteins encoded by one window of Streptomyces uncialis:
- a CDS encoding nuclear transport factor 2 family protein: protein MTNEDLGSLDRMPAERSCERLVLELVRRLDLGEPSTVADLFTPDGVWEWPRDGRRIEGREALRHYFGSRPADRLSRRMCTNILVTVHSTNEATATTYFATYRVDGYAEGLLVPPRLPANIGHYEDTFRRTDGVWLLAKRTLVLPFGGPTERLGEPDHAGKSS, encoded by the coding sequence ATGACTAACGAAGATCTCGGTTCCCTGGACCGTATGCCCGCTGAGCGCTCATGTGAGCGTTTGGTCCTGGAACTCGTCCGAAGGCTTGATCTCGGCGAACCGAGCACGGTGGCCGACCTGTTCACCCCGGACGGAGTCTGGGAGTGGCCGCGTGACGGTCGTCGTATCGAAGGACGCGAAGCCCTTCGCCACTACTTCGGATCCCGGCCGGCGGACCGGCTGTCCAGGCGGATGTGCACGAACATTCTGGTCACTGTTCACTCGACCAACGAGGCAACGGCCACGACCTATTTCGCAACTTACCGGGTCGACGGCTATGCCGAAGGCCTGCTTGTTCCACCCCGGTTGCCAGCAAACATTGGTCACTATGAAGACACCTTCCGCAGGACCGATGGTGTCTGGCTTCTGGCGAAGCGAACTCTGGTCCTGCCGTTCGGTGGGCCGACGGAGCGTCTCGGGGAGCCTGACCACGCAGGCAAGAGCAGCTGA
- a CDS encoding dienelactone hydrolase family protein, with amino-acid sequence MAEVLVFHHGHGLTVGVREFAEQLRRAGHTVHVSDLFEGQVFDSLEEGIGYAEDAGFGTVIARGTTAAEGLPAELVYLGFSLGVLPAQKLAQTRPGAKGGLLLEACVPVAEFGGAWPHDVAVQVHGMDADPFFAGEGDVDAARALVETAADAELFLYPGGRHLFTDSSLPPYDEQAAAQVSHRVLDFLDRIK; translated from the coding sequence ATGGCTGAGGTGCTGGTTTTCCACCACGGGCACGGGCTGACCGTCGGCGTCCGTGAGTTCGCCGAGCAGCTGCGACGGGCCGGACACACCGTCCACGTCTCGGACCTGTTCGAGGGGCAGGTATTCGACAGCCTCGAGGAGGGCATCGGTTACGCCGAGGACGCCGGGTTCGGCACGGTCATCGCGCGCGGAACCACGGCCGCCGAGGGGCTGCCTGCGGAACTCGTCTACCTCGGGTTCTCGCTCGGCGTCCTGCCGGCGCAGAAGCTGGCGCAGACCCGCCCCGGCGCGAAGGGCGGGCTGCTGCTGGAGGCATGCGTCCCGGTCGCGGAGTTCGGCGGCGCCTGGCCCCACGATGTCGCGGTCCAGGTCCACGGCATGGACGCGGATCCGTTCTTCGCCGGGGAGGGCGACGTGGACGCAGCCCGGGCGCTCGTCGAGACGGCGGCGGATGCCGAGCTGTTCCTCTATCCCGGCGGCAGGCACCTGTTCACCGACAGCAGCCTGCCGCCCTACGACGAGCAGGCCGCCGCGCAGGTCTCTCATCGAGTGCTGGACTTCCTCGACCGCATCAAGTAG
- a CDS encoding ImmA/IrrE family metallo-endopeptidase, with protein sequence MPEEFSGIGFDSDSYLNYLLDKSSEPPFPPHGVPALSPLEEDRERQSLIYFVLRSVASLGSAADEASVERHRTWRRTALDRALRLYWWTNQGHPLPLPTWAEETVVHVRDHLRPAFPQVDDIEVVVTYDPRLYVRAHHATRQIRLSLVTRQLWHTIDLFLWNAVSVRQQLIGTTGSNAALPNPSYDSLLPFLLPLYRNVRWDQTPMMRVRSELAGGGAVNAARIQMTFMIAHEFAHLLLHEEGRSGPELEAEADRFAYDALFRNPAENVTIGDIWMAIRWLFEILAVEKLLAWRLAGEEGTFAVTGPPRQTLIHPFVRSAGPSSNDVVLGGAGLYVIQSIRRQLAASSAKAVRESAARWESTLTSEHAGRPTSHTLHMFPRPVPEA encoded by the coding sequence ATGCCTGAGGAATTCAGCGGGATCGGTTTCGACAGTGACTCGTACCTCAACTACCTGCTCGACAAGTCGTCAGAACCTCCTTTTCCTCCACACGGCGTCCCTGCGCTTTCGCCCCTGGAAGAAGACCGCGAGCGCCAGTCTCTGATCTACTTCGTCCTCCGGTCGGTGGCGAGCCTCGGATCAGCTGCGGACGAGGCGTCCGTGGAGCGGCATCGCACGTGGCGGCGAACCGCACTCGATCGCGCACTGCGCCTGTACTGGTGGACCAACCAGGGGCATCCCCTGCCGCTGCCCACCTGGGCGGAAGAAACAGTCGTGCATGTCCGCGATCACCTGCGTCCTGCCTTCCCCCAGGTCGACGACATCGAGGTCGTTGTCACCTACGACCCTCGCCTGTATGTCCGCGCTCACCATGCGACACGCCAGATAAGGCTGTCCCTGGTCACTCGACAGCTGTGGCACACCATCGACCTGTTCCTCTGGAATGCCGTAAGCGTGCGGCAGCAGCTGATAGGCACGACCGGCAGCAACGCCGCGCTGCCGAACCCGTCCTACGACAGTCTCCTTCCGTTCCTGCTGCCCCTGTACCGCAACGTCCGATGGGACCAGACCCCCATGATGCGGGTACGTTCAGAGCTGGCCGGGGGAGGAGCCGTCAATGCGGCACGGATCCAGATGACCTTCATGATCGCCCACGAGTTCGCGCACCTCCTCCTGCACGAAGAGGGCAGATCAGGTCCGGAGCTGGAGGCCGAAGCCGATCGCTTCGCCTACGACGCACTCTTCAGGAACCCCGCCGAGAACGTCACCATCGGTGACATCTGGATGGCGATCCGCTGGCTGTTCGAAATCCTCGCCGTGGAAAAGCTGCTGGCATGGCGCCTGGCTGGCGAAGAAGGGACCTTCGCAGTCACCGGACCACCACGACAGACCCTGATCCACCCCTTCGTCCGGTCGGCCGGCCCGTCGAGCAATGACGTCGTTCTGGGAGGCGCCGGCCTCTACGTCATCCAGTCCATACGCCGTCAGCTGGCGGCTTCGAGCGCGAAGGCCGTCCGGGAAAGCGCCGCCAGGTGGGAAAGCACCCTGACATCCGAGCATGCCGGCCGCCCGACTTCGCACACCCTGCACATGTTCCCCCGACCCGTTCCGGAGGCATGA
- a CDS encoding VOC family protein, producing the protein MRATLLVIYTPDLEGCRTFYAGFGLPMVREQHGAGPVHYAAELEGGFVFEVYPADGKEATGRARLAFSVPAGPLPTGTHRLTDPDGRTVVVTAEPAVGRS; encoded by the coding sequence ATGCGAGCCACCCTGCTCGTCATCTACACCCCGGACCTCGAAGGCTGCCGGACTTTCTACGCCGGCTTCGGCCTGCCCATGGTCCGTGAACAGCACGGGGCCGGCCCCGTGCACTACGCCGCTGAACTCGAGGGCGGCTTCGTCTTCGAGGTGTACCCGGCGGACGGCAAGGAGGCCACCGGACGTGCGCGCCTCGCCTTCAGCGTTCCGGCCGGGCCGCTCCCGACCGGGACACACCGCCTGACCGACCCCGACGGCCGGACCGTCGTCGTGACCGCAGAGCCTGCTGTTGGCAGAAGCTGA